One segment of Papaver somniferum cultivar HN1 unplaced genomic scaffold, ASM357369v1 unplaced-scaffold_137, whole genome shotgun sequence DNA contains the following:
- the LOC113334424 gene encoding protein SULFUR DEFICIENCY-INDUCED 1-like, with protein sequence MAQLRNGSGENKHKDEFHVIHKIPTGDSPYVRAKHVQLVEKDPEAAIVLFWKAINAGDKVDSALKDMAVVMKQQDRAEEAIEAIKSFRDRCSKQGQESLDNVLIDLYKKCGMIDEQIELLKQKLRMIYQGEVFNGKPTKTARSHGKKFQVSIKQETSRILGNLGWAYMQQPNYIAAEVVYKKAQMIDPDWNKACNLSLCLIKLGRLDEARSILQDVLDGRIINATASSLSSSSLSEDTKPKNRAEEMLHQLDQLNQYYKSEEQFSLFSSTTSPSAAPKPSFEETVVETLDKLMVNNNYEWVPSFRSSRRLPIFEEISQLRDQLACN encoded by the exons atggcCCAATTGAGAAACGGAAGTGGGGAGAATAAACATAAAGATGAGTTTCATGTAATTCACAAAATTCCCACTGGTGATAGTCCTTATGTTAGAGCTAAACATGTTCAg TTAGTAGAAAAGGATCCAGAAGCAGCCATTGTATTGTTTTGGAAGGCGATAAATGCGGGTGATAAAGTTGACAGTGCACTAAAGGACATGGCTGTGGTGATGAAGCAACAAGATAGAGCTGAGGAAGCCATTGAGGCGATCAAGTCCTTTAGAGACCGTTGCTCTAAACAAGGCCAAGAATCCCTAGACAATGTTCTCATTGACTTATACAAG AAATGCGGGATGATAGATGAGCAAATAGAATTGTTGAAGCAGAAGCTGAGGATGATATACCAAGGGGAGGTTTTCAATGGGAAGCCGACAAAGACAGCACGCTCCCATGGGAAGAaatttcaagtgtcaatcaagcaAGAGACTTCCAGGATATTG GGTAATCTAGGATGGGCATATATGCAACAACCTAACTATATAGCTGCTGAGGTGGTATATAAGAAGGCACAAATGATAGACCCTGATTGGAATAAGGCGTGCAACTTGAGTCTCTGCCTAATAAAGCTAGGTCGGCTTGATGAGGCCCGGTCTATTCTCCAAGATGTGTTAGATGGGAGGATCATAAATGCAACAGCATCCtccttatcatcatcatcattgtcagAAGACACCAAGCCTAAGAACCGAGCAGAAGAGATGCTTCACCAACTTGATCAACTCAATCAATATTATAAATCCGAGGAGCAATTCTCTTTGTTTTCCTCGACCACCTCACCATCAGCGGCGCCAAAACCATCTTTTGAAGAAACGGTGGTGGAAACGTTGGACAAACTGATGGTGAATAATAATTACGAGTGGGTCCCATCTTTTAGATCATCAAGACGATTACCCATCTTTGAAGAGATCTCTCAGCTACGAGATCAGTTGGCTTGTAATTAG